The Hyphomonas sediminis genome contains a region encoding:
- the mtnP gene encoding S-methyl-5'-thioadenosine phosphorylase, translating into MNGWKLGIIGGSGLYALDGLEDRRELEIETPWGAPSDKLVSGRIGDVELVFLPRHGRGHVLSPTDVPYRANIAALKIAGVTDVLSISACGSLQEVYAPGHIVAVDQFIDRTVARASSFFGAGLVAHVSMADPICARLSGLAAEAMEAVGGRVHRGGTYLAMEGPQFSSRAESHLYRQWGCDVIGMTNMPEAKLAREAELPYATLAMVTDYDCWREDTEAVNVTNVLEIMAHNTALARKAILGLASGLNGTIRTPSPQGIETCLDSALITTQSARDPLAMETLRVIAGRVLGV; encoded by the coding sequence ATGAACGGCTGGAAACTCGGCATCATTGGCGGCTCCGGCCTCTACGCCCTCGACGGGCTGGAAGACCGGCGCGAGCTGGAGATCGAAACGCCCTGGGGCGCGCCATCGGACAAGCTCGTCTCTGGCCGTATTGGCGATGTGGAGCTTGTTTTCCTGCCGCGCCATGGCCGCGGCCATGTTCTCTCGCCAACAGACGTGCCCTACCGCGCCAATATCGCCGCGCTGAAGATCGCCGGCGTCACCGATGTCCTCTCCATCTCCGCCTGCGGCTCGCTGCAGGAGGTGTACGCACCGGGCCATATCGTGGCAGTCGATCAGTTCATCGATCGCACGGTCGCCCGCGCCTCCAGCTTCTTCGGCGCCGGGCTCGTGGCGCATGTCTCGATGGCAGATCCCATTTGCGCCCGCCTTTCGGGGCTCGCCGCTGAGGCGATGGAAGCTGTCGGTGGCCGGGTCCATCGCGGCGGCACGTATCTGGCCATGGAAGGCCCGCAATTCTCCTCCCGCGCCGAAAGCCATCTTTACCGGCAATGGGGCTGCGATGTGATCGGCATGACCAATATGCCCGAAGCCAAGCTCGCCCGGGAGGCGGAGCTGCCCTACGCGACCCTCGCCATGGTCACCGATTATGATTGCTGGCGAGAGGATACCGAAGCCGTCAACGTCACCAATGTGCTCGAGATCATGGCGCACAACACCGCGCTGGCCCGCAAAGCCATTCTGGGGCTCGCCAGCGGCTTGAACGGCACGATCCGTACTCCATCCCCCCAGGGAATTGAAACCTGTCTGGATTCTGCACTGATCACCACTCAATCAGCACGCGATCCTCTCGCAATGGAAACGCTTCGGGTGATTGCGGGCCGCGTTCTCGGCGTTTAG
- a CDS encoding GNAT family N-acetyltransferase gives MSQSIAIRRATPSDGFLVEGITRRIWTGRVSPESTVFRETPETVAAQIAKGGAVLLEADGALIGSGRWVAVPGPGGQGRWMEVKRIGVLPGFTGQGLGAHVLAALEAWGQEQGAKGAQLAIRADQPRLIGFYADLGYVRADDVDLTTHNPLSPPPFGMRKWFRAGEGAV, from the coding sequence ATGAGCCAATCGATAGCCATCCGCAGGGCCACCCCTTCGGATGGCTTTCTCGTTGAGGGGATCACGCGCCGCATCTGGACGGGGCGGGTCTCGCCAGAATCCACTGTCTTCCGCGAAACGCCCGAAACGGTTGCCGCCCAGATCGCCAAAGGCGGGGCGGTGCTGCTGGAGGCTGATGGCGCGCTGATCGGTTCGGGCCGCTGGGTCGCTGTGCCCGGCCCCGGCGGGCAGGGGCGCTGGATGGAAGTCAAACGCATCGGCGTGTTGCCGGGCTTTACCGGTCAGGGCCTCGGCGCGCATGTCCTCGCGGCACTGGAAGCCTGGGGGCAGGAACAGGGGGCCAAAGGCGCCCAGCTCGCCATCCGGGCGGACCAGCCCCGTCTCATCGGCTTCTATGCCGATCTTGGCTATGTCCGCGCCGATGATGTGGACCTGACGACCCACAATCCGCTCTCGCCGCCGCCCTTCGGCATGCGTAAATGGTTCCGGGCAGGGGAGGGCGCGGTATGA
- a CDS encoding cytochrome c1 translates to MKTFRILAAGLVGLAFAGLAHAAGGAQKHAHAPEGGWPFEGVTGQYDKASVQRGYQVYKQVCASCHSMNLLSYRNLGEPGGPFYDPAYPNPNDNPFVKALAAENEIMNQTPNDAGEYEMRPASPADRFRAPFPNEAAARAANGGALPPDLSVMVKARHNGASYIYSLMSGYPDPALFEDREVQKDGETLYQKVLDVSKFEALGDHTPEHSAYLVQPAGQYYNPYFPGDTKPNFEGDPRHAPPGGFLAMAPQLTKDRVEYTDGTEATVDQMAHDVAQFIAWASEPKLEARKRTGLGVMAFLLILTVLLWFSYKQVWRKVEH, encoded by the coding sequence ATGAAAACCTTCCGCATCCTCGCTGCTGGTCTCGTTGGCCTTGCCTTCGCGGGTCTCGCGCACGCTGCTGGCGGCGCCCAGAAACACGCCCATGCCCCCGAAGGCGGCTGGCCGTTCGAAGGCGTCACCGGCCAGTACGACAAGGCATCGGTCCAGCGCGGCTACCAGGTCTACAAACAGGTCTGTGCCAGCTGCCACTCGATGAACCTGCTCAGCTACCGTAACCTCGGTGAGCCGGGCGGCCCGTTCTATGACCCGGCCTATCCCAACCCGAACGACAACCCGTTCGTGAAGGCACTGGCCGCCGAGAACGAAATCATGAACCAGACGCCGAACGATGCCGGCGAATACGAGATGCGTCCTGCATCTCCGGCAGACCGTTTCCGCGCCCCGTTCCCGAACGAAGCAGCTGCCCGCGCAGCCAATGGCGGCGCCCTGCCGCCAGATCTTTCGGTCATGGTGAAAGCCCGCCATAACGGCGCCAGCTACATCTACAGCCTGATGAGCGGCTATCCGGACCCGGCCCTGTTCGAGGACCGTGAAGTCCAAAAAGACGGCGAGACGCTTTACCAGAAGGTGCTCGACGTTTCGAAATTCGAGGCCCTGGGCGACCACACGCCGGAGCACTCCGCTTACCTCGTCCAGCCTGCCGGCCAGTATTACAACCCCTACTTCCCGGGTGATACCAAGCCGAACTTCGAAGGCGATCCGCGTCATGCGCCGCCCGGCGGCTTCCTCGCCATGGCGCCGCAGCTGACCAAGGATCGCGTCGAGTACACCGACGGCACCGAAGCAACTGTTGATCAGATGGCCCACGACGTTGCCCAGTTCATTGCCTGGGCGTCGGAGCCGAAACTCGAAGCGCGCAAGCGCACCGGTCTCGGCGTGATGGCCTTCCTTCTGATCCTCACGGTTCTGCTGTGGTTCTCCTACAAGCAGGTCTGGCGGAAGGTTGAGCACTAA
- a CDS encoding cytochrome b produces MSGHESTYTPNSAFERWLDKRLPVIRFASDTMINFPTPKNLNYWYIFGGILAVCLAVQIITGVILAMHYEASTDGAFASVERIMRDVPYGWLLRYIHANGASMFFLAVYLHMFRGLYYGSYKAPREVLWIIGCVIYLLMMGTAFLGYMLPWGQMSYHGSNVITGLFGAIPLVGESIQTWLMGGPSIGNQTLQRFFSLHYLLPFMIAGAVVLHVWALHVPGNTNPTGVEVQDVEKDTVPFHPYYTVKDGFGIAIFLIMFAVFVFYAPNVLGHADNYVQANPLVTPAHIVPEWYLLPFYAILRAITFDLGPIPAKLLGVIFMFAAIAVLFVLPWLDTSKVKSMRYRPVARQFFFGFVVVCFLLGWCGAANPDDAVIPALQGDPSLLVSYTVEGAPASASYKGGEEAYEQARAFMASLPAGANPSLAAVPAPTFAFRHLSLILTFLYFGYFVALFFIGLTEKPKALPESIHKSVLKRKPKDTGNAVPAE; encoded by the coding sequence ATGAGCGGACATGAGTCTACCTACACGCCGAACTCAGCCTTTGAGCGCTGGCTCGACAAGCGTCTTCCGGTCATTCGCTTCGCCAGCGATACGATGATCAATTTCCCGACGCCGAAAAACCTGAACTACTGGTACATCTTCGGCGGCATCCTGGCCGTCTGCCTTGCGGTTCAGATCATCACCGGTGTCATCCTCGCCATGCACTACGAAGCCAGCACCGATGGTGCCTTCGCTTCGGTCGAGCGCATCATGCGCGACGTGCCTTATGGCTGGCTGCTGCGGTACATCCACGCCAACGGCGCCTCGATGTTCTTCCTCGCAGTCTACCTCCACATGTTCCGCGGCCTCTATTACGGGTCCTACAAGGCCCCGCGCGAAGTGCTGTGGATCATTGGCTGCGTTATCTACCTCCTGATGATGGGCACCGCCTTCCTCGGCTACATGCTGCCCTGGGGCCAGATGTCCTATCACGGCTCGAACGTGATCACCGGCCTCTTCGGCGCGATCCCGCTCGTCGGCGAAAGCATCCAGACCTGGCTCATGGGCGGCCCGTCGATCGGCAACCAGACCCTGCAGCGCTTCTTCTCGCTGCACTATCTGCTGCCCTTCATGATCGCCGGCGCTGTGGTCCTGCACGTCTGGGCGCTGCACGTTCCGGGCAACACCAACCCGACCGGCGTTGAAGTCCAGGATGTCGAGAAAGACACCGTTCCGTTCCACCCGTACTACACGGTGAAGGACGGCTTCGGCATCGCGATCTTCCTGATCATGTTCGCCGTCTTCGTGTTCTACGCACCGAACGTCCTTGGCCACGCCGACAACTACGTCCAGGCCAACCCGCTGGTGACGCCGGCCCACATCGTTCCGGAATGGTATCTGCTGCCGTTCTACGCGATCCTGCGCGCCATCACCTTCGACCTCGGCCCGATCCCGGCGAAACTGCTCGGCGTCATCTTCATGTTCGCCGCCATCGCAGTGCTCTTCGTGCTGCCCTGGCTCGACACCTCGAAGGTGAAGTCCATGCGCTACCGCCCGGTGGCCCGCCAGTTCTTCTTCGGCTTTGTCGTTGTCTGCTTCCTGCTTGGCTGGTGCGGCGCGGCAAACCCGGATGATGCGGTCATCCCGGCGCTGCAGGGCGATCCGAGCCTCCTGGTCAGCTACACCGTTGAGGGCGCGCCCGCTTCGGCCAGCTACAAGGGCGGTGAAGAAGCGTACGAGCAGGCCCGCGCCTTCATGGCCAGCCTGCCGGCAGGCGCCAACCCCAGCCTCGCTGCGGTTCCGGCACCGACCTTCGCCTTCCGTCACCTGTCGCTGATCCTGACATTCCTGTATTTCGGTTACTTCGTGGCCCTGTTCTTCATCGGCCTGACCGAGAAGCCGAAGGCCCTGCCGGAATCGATCCATAAATCCGTGCTGAAGCGTAAGCCCAAGGATACGGGCAACGCAGTGCCGGCTGAGTAA
- the petA gene encoding ubiquinol-cytochrome c reductase iron-sulfur subunit, with protein sequence MTTETHAEAVDEDRRNFIHIATGSVALGGAAMFAWVAVDQWNPAADTRAASALDVDVSKVPLGGEIRILIGGKPFFVRHRTPAEISAAESVNIAILPDPQTDDERLHPKADGTLNRAILITSGSCTHLGCVPVGPAQGNTGDYGGWYCPCHGSHYDTSGRIRKGPAPKNLPIPNYRWVSDSVVNISL encoded by the coding sequence GTGACGACAGAGACCCACGCCGAGGCGGTCGACGAAGACCGCCGCAATTTTATTCACATCGCCACAGGCTCGGTCGCGCTCGGCGGCGCTGCCATGTTCGCCTGGGTGGCCGTTGATCAGTGGAACCCGGCTGCCGATACGCGCGCAGCGTCGGCTCTGGATGTCGACGTGTCCAAGGTTCCGCTCGGCGGCGAAATCCGCATCCTGATCGGCGGCAAGCCGTTCTTCGTGCGCCACCGCACCCCGGCTGAAATCTCGGCCGCCGAATCGGTGAACATCGCGATCCTGCCGGACCCGCAGACCGATGATGAGCGTCTTCACCCGAAAGCTGACGGTACGCTGAACCGCGCCATCCTGATCACCTCGGGCTCGTGCACCCACCTTGGCTGCGTCCCGGTTGGCCCGGCTCAGGGCAACACCGGTGACTATGGTGGCTGGTACTGCCCCTGCCACGGTTCGCACTACGATACTTCCGGCCGCATCCGCAAAGGTCCTGCGCCGAAGAATCTTCCCATCCCGAATTATCGCTGGGTCTCTGACTCGGTCGTCAACATCTCCCTCTGA